A section of the Rattus norvegicus strain BN/NHsdMcwi chromosome 15, GRCr8, whole genome shotgun sequence genome encodes:
- the Or6e1 gene encoding olfactory receptor Olr1646, which yields MENSTTIVTEFILLGLSDACELQVIIFLGFLLTYFLILLGNFLIIFITLADRRLYTPMYYFLRNFAVLEIWFTSVIFPKMLTNIVTGHKTISLLGCFLQTFFYFFLGTTEFFLLAVMSFDRYVAICNPLRYGTIMSKRVCVQLVFCSWTAGFLLIMVPSSILFQQPFCGHNIINHFFCDNFPLMELICADTSLVEILGFIIANFSLLGTLAVTATCYGHILYTILHIPSAKERKKAFSTCSSHIIVVSLFYGSCIFMYVRSGKNGQGEDHNKVVALLNTVVTPTLNPFIYTLRNKQVKQVFREHISKILKLNPT from the coding sequence ATGGAGAACAGCACCACGATAGTAACTGAATTCATTTTGCTGGGGCTGTCCGATGCCTGTGAGCTGCAGGTGATCATCTTCCTGGGCTTCCTCCTGACCTACTTCCTCATTCTTCTGGGGAATTtcctcatcatcttcatcaccctTGCAGACAGGCGTCTTTACACCCCCATGTACTACTTCCTCCGCAACTTTGCTGTGCTGGAGATTTGGTTCACCTCTGTCATCTTCCCCAAGATGCTAACCAACATCGTCACGGGACATAAGACCATCTCCCTACTAGGTTGTTTCCTCCAAacattcttctatttcttccttggcaCCACTGAGTTCTTTCTACTGGCCGTGATGTCCTTTGACAGGTACGTGGCCATTTGTAACCCTTTGCGTTATGGCACCATTATGAGCAAAAGAGTCTGTGTCCAGCTTGTATTTTGCTCATGGACGGCAGGATTCCTTCTCATCATGGTTCCCAGTTCTATTTTATTTCAGCAGCCATTCTGTGGCCATAACATCATTAACCATTTCTTCTGTGACAACTTTCCACTTATGGAACTCATATGTGCAGACACAAGCCTGGTAGAGATCCTGGGTTTTATTATTGCCAATTTCAGCCTCCTGGGCACTCTGGCTGTGACTGCCACCTGCTATGGTCACATTCTCTATACCATCCTGCACATTCCTTCAgccaaggagaggaagaaagcctTCTCGACTTGCTCCTCTCATATTATTGTGGTGTCTCTCTTCTATGGCAGTTGTATCTTCATGTATGTCCGGTCTGGCAAGAATGGACAGGGGGAGGATCATAACAAGGTGGTGGCACTACTCAACACTGTAGTGACACCCACACTTAACCCCTTCATCTACACTCTGAGGAACAAGCAGGTGAAGCAGGTATTTAGGGAACACATAAGCAAGATCCTAAAGTTGAACCCAACATGA